In the Clostridia bacterium genome, one interval contains:
- a CDS encoding pilus assembly protein PilM, whose protein sequence is MVQRYLGIDIGSYNIKIADIVIDKKSITISEPVVAKTPRFLVQNGRIAEKDEFISIKRRFTKRKV, encoded by the coding sequence TTGGTACAGAGGTATCTTGGGATAGATATTGGATCTTATAACATAAAAATTGCCGACATAGTCATTGATAAGAAATCTATAACTATCAGTGAGCCAGTTGTTGCTAAGACACCGAGATTTCTTGTGCAGAACGGAAGGATTGCAGAAAAGGATGAATTTATCTCTATTAAAAGACGTTTTACCAAAAGGAAAGTATAA
- a CDS encoding PRC-barrel domain-containing protein, giving the protein MERYSEAIGLPVICIENGKRLGIVKDVVFCPKTREVKGFLLESKGYEIRKKIVLMSDVLNMGRDAVVVGEADCIKNMKKLEGTGVLKDKGEIRGLKVYTRTGRDLGIVKDVLFDHKTGLVEGIEVSDGLLQDIVLGRNILPLFGKVEFGEENIIVDREAAEEMTGTGGGLKNYLEK; this is encoded by the coding sequence TTGGAAAGATATAGTGAGGCTATTGGTTTACCGGTAATCTGTATAGAAAACGGCAAGAGGTTGGGAATTGTAAAAGATGTCGTATTCTGTCCCAAAACCCGTGAAGTCAAAGGTTTTTTGCTGGAAAGCAAGGGGTATGAAATAAGAAAAAAAATTGTATTAATGAGTGATGTTTTAAATATGGGCAGGGATGCTGTTGTAGTAGGTGAAGCGGATTGCATCAAAAACATGAAAAAGCTTGAAGGTACGGGAGTGCTAAAGGATAAGGGTGAAATCAGGGGATTGAAAGTTTATACAAGGACGGGAAGAGATCTTGGTATAGTCAAAGATGTTCTGTTTGATCATAAAACCGGTTTAGTAGAGGGTATAGAAGTTTCTGATGGCCTTCTACAGGATATCGTTCTTGGTCGTAATATTCTTCCTTTATTTGGCAAGGTGGAATTTGGAGAAGAGAATATAATTGTCGATAGGGAAGCGGCGGAGGAAATGACCGGAACCGGTGGAGGGCTAAAGAATTATTTGGAAAAGTGA
- the alaS gene encoding alanine--tRNA ligase produces MEKLGLNELRERYLRFFESKGHLRLPSFPLVPQNDPSLLLINSGMAPLKPYFTGEQEPPRRRVTTCQKCIRTPDIENVGKTARHGTFFEMLGNFSFGDYFKEQAIPWAWEFVTEDLKMPVENLWVTIYEDDDEAFEIWNKNVGIPADKIVRMGKKDNFWEHGTGPCGPCSEIYYDRGPEKGCGAPDCKIGCDCDRYVEFWNNVFTQFNKDEEGNYTRLANPNIDTGMGLERLACICQGVDNLFEVDTVTNILSYICKVAGVEYKKSEKTDVSIRVITDHIRSTTMMVSDGVIPSNEGRGYVLRRLLRRAARHGKLLGIKKPFLFDVAMVVINESKEAYPELAEKAEYIQKVIKIEEERFEVTVDQGLNILNDFIRDTKAKDENTMPGNMVFKLHDTYGFPLDLTREIAEENGLNIDETGFRNEMQKQREAAREALKNKGNAAWGESVLSKIDKDIKTEFVGYGSYECEAGISAIIKSDELVENVQEGDEVIVILDRTAFYGESGGQVGDTGYIESKEGVIRVIDCKKTPDGKFLHTGVVEKGLIEKGSTVKAKIDVKRRMAIARNHTATHLLQKALRNVLGDHVTQAGSLVEPDRLRFDFTHFSSISADDLKKIEHEINDKIMDNITVEVKEMAIDEARKLGATALFGEKYGDVVRLVKMGDYSLELCGGTHLSSTAQAGLIKILGESGVAAGVRRIEALTGSSAIEYLNEKEKMLNDIAAALKSNPQESIKKIDVLNAEIKSAEKEIEKLRNKLVSGSLEDVLAKASEVKGIKVVTARFDQLDMEALRNTGDMLKNKLGTGVIVLATGYGDKVNFVVTATKDAVEKGAHSGNIIREIAKVAGGGGGGRPEMAQAGGKDLSKIDEALNTAIRVIESQLR; encoded by the coding sequence ATGGAGAAGCTAGGTTTAAATGAGCTAAGGGAACGTTATCTGAGATTTTTTGAAAGTAAAGGACATTTAAGGCTTCCAAGTTTTCCACTTGTTCCGCAAAATGACCCAAGCCTTTTATTGATAAATTCAGGCATGGCCCCGCTCAAACCGTATTTTACAGGAGAACAAGAGCCTCCAAGACGCAGGGTTACTACATGCCAAAAGTGCATAAGAACACCCGATATAGAAAATGTCGGCAAAACGGCAAGGCATGGGACATTTTTTGAAATGCTCGGTAATTTTTCCTTTGGGGATTACTTCAAGGAGCAAGCCATTCCCTGGGCATGGGAATTTGTAACAGAGGACTTGAAAATGCCGGTGGAAAACCTTTGGGTCACTATATATGAAGATGATGATGAAGCTTTTGAAATATGGAATAAGAATGTAGGTATTCCGGCCGATAAAATAGTAAGGATGGGTAAAAAAGATAATTTCTGGGAACATGGTACAGGACCTTGTGGGCCGTGTTCAGAAATATATTATGACAGAGGTCCTGAAAAGGGCTGTGGGGCTCCTGATTGTAAAATAGGCTGTGATTGTGACAGATATGTTGAGTTCTGGAATAATGTTTTCACTCAGTTTAACAAGGATGAGGAAGGAAACTACACACGACTTGCAAATCCTAATATAGATACAGGTATGGGACTTGAAAGACTTGCATGCATTTGTCAGGGTGTAGATAATCTTTTTGAAGTTGATACTGTTACAAATATTCTCAGCTATATATGTAAAGTGGCAGGAGTGGAGTATAAGAAGTCCGAGAAGACTGATGTTTCAATCCGTGTTATTACAGATCACATTAGAAGTACTACTATGATGGTTTCTGACGGTGTAATCCCTTCTAACGAGGGTAGAGGATATGTTCTTAGGAGGCTTTTGAGAAGAGCGGCAAGACATGGTAAGCTTTTAGGCATAAAAAAACCTTTCCTCTTTGATGTAGCTATGGTAGTTATAAATGAATCCAAGGAAGCTTATCCAGAGCTGGCTGAAAAAGCAGAATATATCCAGAAGGTAATAAAAATCGAAGAGGAAAGATTTGAAGTTACTGTCGACCAGGGACTTAATATTCTTAATGACTTTATCAGAGACACTAAGGCAAAAGATGAAAACACTATGCCTGGAAATATGGTATTCAAACTTCATGATACTTATGGGTTTCCTTTGGACCTGACAAGGGAAATTGCTGAAGAAAACGGACTTAATATAGATGAGACAGGATTCAGAAATGAAATGCAGAAGCAGAGAGAAGCTGCAAGAGAAGCACTTAAAAACAAAGGGAATGCTGCTTGGGGAGAAAGCGTATTATCGAAAATCGATAAAGATATTAAGACAGAATTTGTAGGTTATGGAAGTTACGAATGTGAGGCAGGTATATCTGCTATCATAAAATCGGATGAACTGGTTGAAAACGTGCAAGAAGGAGATGAAGTTATTGTTATTCTGGACAGGACCGCTTTCTATGGTGAAAGTGGCGGACAGGTAGGCGATACCGGATATATTGAGAGTAAAGAAGGTGTAATAAGAGTAATTGATTGCAAAAAGACTCCTGATGGCAAATTCCTTCACACGGGCGTAGTTGAAAAAGGACTTATAGAAAAAGGCAGTACGGTTAAAGCAAAAATAGATGTGAAGAGAAGAATGGCCATAGCACGTAATCATACTGCAACACATTTGTTGCAAAAGGCACTCAGAAACGTGCTGGGCGACCATGTAACTCAGGCAGGTTCCTTAGTAGAACCGGATAGGTTGAGATTTGACTTTACGCATTTTTCTTCTATATCTGCCGATGATTTAAAGAAAATTGAGCATGAAATAAATGACAAAATTATGGATAATATCACGGTAGAAGTTAAGGAAATGGCTATCGATGAAGCAAGAAAACTGGGGGCAACTGCTCTGTTTGGTGAAAAATACGGTGATGTTGTAAGACTTGTGAAAATGGGTGATTACAGCCTTGAATTATGTGGAGGTACTCATTTGAGTTCAACTGCACAAGCCGGCTTGATAAAGATTTTAGGTGAAAGCGGAGTAGCTGCTGGAGTAAGAAGGATTGAAGCTCTGACAGGGTCTTCTGCTATCGAATACCTGAATGAGAAGGAAAAAATGCTCAACGATATAGCTGCAGCATTGAAATCCAATCCACAGGAGAGTATAAAGAAAATTGATGTACTGAACGCAGAAATCAAGAGCGCAGAAAAGGAAATTGAAAAGTTAAGAAATAAACTTGTCAGCGGTTCTCTAGAAGACGTATTGGCAAAAGCTTCCGAAGTAAAAGGCATAAAGGTAGTAACAGCACGGTTTGACCAGCTTGATATGGAAGCTTTAAGGAACACTGGCGACATGTTGAAAAACAAACTTGGCACAGGTGTGATAGTACTTGCAACTGGCTATGGTGACAAGGTGAACTTTGTTGTCACTGCTACTAAAGATGCGGTTGAAAAAGGAGCCCATTCAGGAAATATTATTAGGGAAATTGCAAAGGTTGCAGGTGGCGGAGGTGGCGGACGCCCTGAAATGGCACAGGCCGGAGGAAAAGACTTGTCAAAGATAGACGAGGCACTTAATACTGCAATCAGAGTGATAGAGAGTCAATTAAGATAA
- a CDS encoding prepilin-type N-terminal cleavage/methylation domain-containing protein, producing MKRMKKNQKGFTVVELIVIVTVLAILAAIAIPVAADLVGRANTSSNSANIALFESAIEKYVATPATATPAGGGGTYPTNGTEAGTAIKRFTNIGTAGTIPTPTGGGSFIYNTTTHKVNTTSAAINAPWSLIN from the coding sequence ATGAAAAGAATGAAAAAAAACCAGAAAGGATTTACTGTAGTTGAGCTTATAGTTATTGTCACAGTGCTTGCAATACTGGCAGCTATAGCTATACCTGTGGCAGCAGATCTTGTAGGAAGAGCCAATACAAGTTCAAATAGTGCAAATATAGCATTGTTTGAGTCTGCTATAGAAAAGTATGTTGCTACACCTGCTACTGCTACACCAGCCGGCGGCGGAGGGACTTACCCGACAAATGGAACAGAAGCCGGTACTGCAATCAAGAGATTTACCAATATTGGTACAGCTGGAACTATACCAACACCAACAGGCGGCGGTAGCTTTATCTATAATACAACAACACATAAGGTTAACACAACTTCAGCGGCGATAAATGCACCATGGTCTTTAATCAATTAA
- the pilM gene encoding pilus assembly protein PilM encodes MKKAVVIINDSLVVTRDRELPAAKPKELEQMVKLDASEFLPYDINEYTIRYKVLLASKQNPRNTNYILMSSIKNELLMDFCESLKAAGVKPIAIDTTINGMIKYMKRCIAGNRTESEKAIALIDFGAISAKMVIFYTGIPVYQQVMNHSSQKIDIMISTGLNLERDEAEEYKIRYGLEFLKNKTADDMSRAVGSIINSQIDLILADLYKHFQNFMSKSGGKAVDTILLTGGTAGMKGLDIYIQEAFNIPCRAVSAEDTVKFSNNKTIGYGSQGSIVSDRYPLFTNIAGAACRGE; translated from the coding sequence TTGAAGAAAGCCGTAGTAATCATAAATGATTCTTTAGTAGTAACCCGTGACAGAGAGCTTCCCGCTGCTAAACCCAAGGAGCTTGAACAGATGGTAAAACTGGATGCATCTGAGTTCCTTCCGTATGATATAAATGAGTATACTATCAGATACAAGGTTTTGCTTGCGAGTAAGCAAAATCCAAGGAATACAAACTATATTCTGATGTCCTCTATCAAAAATGAATTGCTTATGGATTTTTGCGAATCACTGAAAGCTGCCGGGGTAAAACCTATAGCGATTGATACTACCATAAATGGAATGATCAAATATATGAAACGCTGTATTGCGGGCAATAGAACAGAAAGCGAGAAGGCTATAGCATTGATTGATTTTGGAGCAATATCAGCTAAAATGGTTATTTTTTATACTGGGATACCTGTATATCAACAGGTAATGAACCATAGTTCACAGAAAATTGACATAATGATATCCACAGGCTTGAATTTGGAGAGGGATGAAGCTGAAGAATATAAAATCAGATATGGATTGGAGTTTCTGAAAAACAAGACTGCTGATGATATGTCAAGAGCTGTGGGGTCTATAATAAACAGCCAGATTGACCTTATTCTTGCCGATTTGTATAAACACTTTCAAAATTTTATGTCTAAAAGCGGGGGTAAAGCAGTTGACACAATTTTACTTACAGGTGGGACGGCGGGAATGAAAGGGCTGGATATATATATTCAAGAGGCTTTCAATATTCCATGCAGGGCTGTATCAGCAGAGGATACTGTGAAATTTTCAAATAATAAAACTATAGGTTACGGATCCCAGGGGAGTATTGTATCTGACCGATACCCGCTGTTTACCAATATAGCAGGTGCTGCGTGCAGAGGTGAATAA
- a CDS encoding prepilin-type N-terminal cleavage/methylation domain-containing protein, protein MKIKEHLKNKLRQNNKGVSLVEVVAAVTILGIIVVGIFPAFSVSHTHIFSMGDKNKAMSVLQGKIDLIYTISNIEDAVNSADAMRRTAKVNEIRLMLGAEFDNTGAFIYTAGTDFKFSVENVSTTVSPPIQGLSNNLNGVKVTVVYFYKANSEYISLSAFKKGGA, encoded by the coding sequence ATGAAAATCAAAGAGCATCTAAAGAATAAGCTCCGTCAAAATAATAAGGGTGTTTCACTGGTAGAGGTAGTTGCTGCTGTGACTATACTCGGTATCATTGTTGTGGGAATTTTTCCTGCTTTCAGTGTCAGCCATACACATATATTTTCTATGGGTGATAAGAATAAGGCCATGTCCGTTCTGCAAGGAAAAATTGATTTGATATATACAATCAGCAATATTGAAGATGCCGTAAATAGCGCTGATGCAATGCGAAGAACTGCGAAAGTCAATGAAATAAGATTAATGCTTGGTGCAGAATTTGATAATACCGGGGCTTTCATATATACCGCAGGAACTGATTTTAAATTCAGCGTAGAAAATGTTAGTACAACAGTGAGCCCTCCAATACAAGGCTTGAGTAATAACCTGAACGGTGTAAAAGTTACTGTCGTTTATTTCTATAAAGCAAACTCGGAGTATATCTCCCTATCTGCTTTCAAGAAAGGGGGAGCTTAA
- a CDS encoding YtxH domain-containing protein — protein sequence MKGSDMMRSGFTRGMIIGSIIGASVSMMVNPDMMKSRGRRKMMRNGKNILRKSGNIIGDVVDLFR from the coding sequence ATGAAAGGAAGTGATATGATGAGAAGCGGCTTTACAAGAGGTATGATTATCGGAAGTATTATAGGGGCGTCTGTAAGCATGATGGTGAACCCGGATATGATGAAGAGCAGGGGTAGAAGAAAAATGATGCGTAATGGGAAAAATATTTTAAGGAAATCCGGTAATATCATTGGTGATGTTGTTGATTTATTCAGATAA
- a CDS encoding type IV pilus twitching motility protein PilT: MYIELNELLKAAIEKKASDIHITVGRAPVLRINGDLKPLNEERLTGDETLQYARACLEDDQFDTFKKLGEVDCSISVPSIGRFRVNVYRQRGSAAVALRVLASNIPSMDDLSLPASVRNLCTLREGLILVTGPTGSGKSTTIASMINEINNTREAHILTLEDPIEYLHRHNKCTVNQREIGHDSMSYQSALRAALREDPDIIFIGEMRDLETISIAITAAETGHLVLSTLHTLGAAKTVDRLIDVFPPHQQQQVRVQVSMALKAVLSQRLIPEINGNGRVAAYEFMSVTPAVANLIREGKTASINMTIQTGGALGMQLLDKSIADLYRQQKISKQDALNYCVDRDNLQRFTGML; encoded by the coding sequence ATGTATATAGAATTAAATGAATTACTGAAAGCAGCAATAGAAAAAAAGGCTTCCGATATTCATATAACTGTAGGAAGAGCCCCGGTTTTAAGAATAAACGGTGATCTGAAACCTCTAAATGAAGAAAGACTGACCGGAGACGAGACTCTGCAGTACGCAAGGGCGTGTCTGGAAGATGATCAGTTTGACACCTTCAAAAAACTTGGTGAAGTTGATTGTTCCATATCGGTACCTAGTATAGGGCGGTTCAGGGTTAATGTTTACCGTCAGAGAGGTTCTGCTGCTGTAGCACTAAGAGTGCTGGCATCAAATATTCCTTCAATGGATGATTTGAGCCTTCCAGCCTCTGTAAGGAATCTTTGTACTCTGCGTGAAGGTCTTATACTGGTCACAGGCCCTACAGGGAGTGGAAAATCTACTACCATAGCTTCTATGATAAATGAGATAAATAATACGCGGGAAGCCCATATACTAACTCTGGAGGATCCGATAGAATACTTGCACAGGCACAATAAGTGTACTGTGAATCAAAGAGAGATTGGGCATGACAGTATGTCTTACCAGAGTGCTCTGAGAGCAGCCTTAAGGGAAGATCCGGACATCATATTTATTGGAGAAATGAGAGACCTTGAAACAATAAGCATAGCAATAACAGCTGCAGAAACGGGGCATCTTGTATTATCCACCTTACATACACTGGGAGCTGCCAAAACAGTGGACAGGCTTATAGATGTCTTTCCTCCACATCAGCAGCAGCAGGTGCGGGTTCAGGTATCAATGGCGCTGAAGGCAGTACTTTCCCAGAGGCTTATACCGGAAATCAATGGTAACGGCAGAGTGGCAGCATACGAATTCATGTCAGTGACTCCTGCTGTCGCAAACCTCATAAGGGAAGGAAAAACTGCCAGTATCAATATGACAATACAGACAGGCGGAGCCTTAGGGATGCAATTATTGGATAAGTCTATTGCAGATTTGTACAGACAGCAGAAAATATCCAAACAGGATGCTTTAAACTATTGTGTTGACAGGGACAACCTGCAGAGATTTACCGGAATGCTTTAG
- a CDS encoding AI-2E family transporter has protein sequence MTNKRKIVFYIIAFIVILIISLFFYHYRLKLGKIFAPFFLAVIIAYLLNPVVKRLERKKIRRSLAILIIYLLFSLTLITVIIFIVPEFINNTKELMTTLPEITARYQSMFNRFVLVIQSSDWPEDVKSAIFDQVRNSTAIAQNYIAVTLKQSLYSFIEALSFFLDLVLAMIIAYYFIKDAEFFRSSVLSLTPRRWRNGLTNAGRDINLILSNFIQGQLMTAVIIGTLEMIGLSIVRVKYPLVLGLIGGIANIIPYFGPVIGAIPAVAVALIDFPMKAVWTVIVFVIIQQVDNAFISPKIIEGRLGLHPVGTILAVLIGGEFFGILGMLVSVPVLAILRVILKRSVDAIV, from the coding sequence ATGACAAATAAAAGAAAGATTGTTTTTTACATAATTGCTTTTATAGTAATATTGATAATCAGTTTGTTTTTTTATCACTACAGGCTTAAATTGGGGAAGATTTTTGCCCCATTTTTTTTAGCTGTAATAATTGCGTATCTGCTAAATCCTGTTGTTAAGAGGCTTGAGAGAAAGAAAATACGAAGATCCTTAGCCATATTGATAATTTATCTCCTTTTCAGCCTTACACTTATTACGGTCATAATTTTTATTGTTCCTGAGTTTATAAACAACACTAAGGAATTGATGACCACTTTGCCGGAAATAACCGCCAGGTATCAGAGTATGTTCAACAGATTTGTTCTGGTAATCCAATCAAGTGATTGGCCGGAAGATGTAAAAAGTGCAATATTCGATCAGGTACGAAACAGTACAGCTATAGCTCAGAACTATATAGCTGTGACTCTAAAACAGTCGTTATATTCTTTTATAGAAGCACTTTCATTTTTTCTTGATCTGGTACTGGCTATGATAATTGCATATTACTTTATTAAAGATGCAGAATTTTTCAGGTCTTCAGTATTATCGCTTACACCCAGGAGATGGAGGAATGGCCTTACAAATGCCGGAAGGGATATTAACCTGATATTGTCAAATTTCATACAGGGCCAGTTAATGACAGCTGTAATTATAGGAACATTGGAGATGATAGGACTCTCTATCGTAAGAGTTAAATACCCCCTGGTTTTAGGCTTGATAGGGGGAATAGCAAATATAATACCCTATTTTGGACCGGTAATCGGTGCAATTCCTGCAGTAGCTGTTGCGCTTATAGATTTTCCTATGAAAGCGGTATGGACTGTTATCGTTTTTGTAATCATTCAACAGGTCGATAATGCTTTCATATCTCCCAAAATCATCGAAGGAAGGCTGGGACTCCATCCTGTAGGGACAATTCTGGCGGTACTGATAGGCGGTGAGTTTTTTGGAATATTAGGCATGCTTGTATCGGTACCTGTGCTGGCAATACTCAGGGTTATACTAAAAAGATCAGTCGATGCAATAGTCTGA
- a CDS encoding DUF1015 domain-containing protein, producing MNSEIKYNKHNKIGVLAPDILMPNKEVDLEKWSVVACDQYTSQPEYWGKVSSFVGDSPSTLNLIFPEVYLEEDNTGERIKNINNSMKKYIDDGIVIAHPSCFILIDRKTSHTESRKGLIMAVDLEEYDYNKGSQTLIRATEGTVIERLPPRIRVRQNASMELPHVMLLIDDPERTVIEPLMQKISGYEKLYDFVLMMDSGYLKGYKIDDPQTVSSIIKALENLADREVFNRKYGVDNEKGVLLFAVGDGNHSLATAKACWENIKKTLKSEDIENHPARYALVELVNVHDDGLVFEPIHRVVFNVNFENVLNGLVDFLCDCNASYRMYETKEQMQKDAGDLSKNKKAHILPFITNKGYGLVVVDNPKCNLEVGTLQAFLDELVKNDSTVKIDYIHGDDVVYSLGSKKGNIGFYLPSMNKNDLFKTVILDGVLPRKTFSMGEADEKRFYLECRKISL from the coding sequence ATGAATAGTGAAATAAAATACAATAAACATAACAAAATAGGTGTACTAGCCCCGGATATACTTATGCCGAATAAAGAAGTTGACCTGGAAAAATGGTCGGTAGTGGCATGTGACCAGTATACCTCACAACCAGAATATTGGGGAAAAGTAAGTAGTTTTGTTGGTGATAGCCCATCTACTCTTAATCTGATATTTCCGGAAGTGTATCTTGAAGAAGATAATACAGGCGAAAGAATCAAAAATATCAATAATTCTATGAAAAAGTATATTGATGATGGTATTGTGATAGCTCATCCTTCATGCTTCATACTGATCGATAGAAAAACCAGTCACACAGAGTCAAGAAAAGGTCTTATAATGGCGGTAGACCTTGAGGAATACGATTATAACAAAGGCTCCCAGACCCTTATAAGGGCTACAGAGGGAACGGTAATAGAAAGGCTTCCTCCAAGGATAAGAGTAAGGCAAAACGCTTCCATGGAACTTCCTCATGTCATGCTACTGATTGATGATCCGGAGCGCACGGTTATTGAGCCTTTGATGCAAAAAATTTCAGGATATGAAAAGCTTTATGACTTTGTACTTATGATGGACAGCGGGTATTTAAAAGGATATAAGATAGATGATCCACAGACAGTTTCGTCTATAATTAAGGCACTAGAAAATCTGGCTGACCGCGAAGTATTCAATCGGAAGTACGGTGTTGATAACGAAAAGGGTGTACTGCTGTTTGCAGTAGGAGACGGGAACCACTCACTTGCAACCGCTAAGGCATGTTGGGAAAACATCAAAAAAACTTTGAAAAGTGAAGACATTGAAAATCACCCTGCCAGGTATGCTTTAGTTGAATTGGTAAACGTGCATGATGATGGACTTGTATTTGAACCCATACACAGAGTGGTATTCAATGTGAATTTCGAAAACGTACTCAACGGCCTGGTTGATTTTCTTTGCGATTGCAACGCATCATACAGGATGTATGAGACAAAAGAACAGATGCAGAAGGATGCTGGAGATTTGTCCAAAAATAAAAAAGCTCATATACTTCCCTTTATTACAAACAAAGGTTATGGTCTTGTTGTAGTGGACAATCCTAAATGCAACCTGGAAGTAGGTACATTACAGGCTTTTCTGGACGAACTTGTCAAAAATGATAGTACCGTAAAAATAGACTATATCCACGGTGATGATGTAGTTTATTCCTTAGGCTCAAAGAAAGGTAATATAGGGTTTTACCTGCCTTCAATGAACAAAAATGATTTGTTCAAAACCGTTATACTGGATGGGGTACTTCCAAGGAAAACCTTTTCCATGGGCGAAGCAGATGAAAAAAGGTTCTACCTTGAATGCAGGAAAATCAGCTTATAA
- a CDS encoding type II secretion system F family protein, translating to MPVYSYIARDSQGKQLKGQLSSDSMQHAITELKMKSLFPIKIDEKKEKAEKAVAASRDIFRQKVKKKHIAIFTRQFSSMLHSGMPLVVIMEVLIKQERNPTFKGILDEINADIMKGHTLSTAMSRHKVFPQILISMVEVGEANGRLDIAFKRVAVNLEREIKLVSKVKSAMIYPIVLLTVTIMATMLLTLLVLPKFTAMFEQMGVKLPPLTRALISISDFMTVYWYFAIGSVVIAVIAVVLLLKEPVMKKKLDRIKLGVPVIGRLQNIILMARFCRTFSSLIEGGVGVIPSLETVRNVISNSYIKASFDEIIQDVQSGLSISQAVGKFTMFTPLVVSTIRIGEESGTLGDVLSNVADIYEEESEAQLQRASALAEPAVTLIMAIGVGLVVISIIQPMFQMYGMIGK from the coding sequence ATGCCCGTTTACTCGTATATAGCAAGGGACAGCCAGGGAAAACAGTTAAAAGGACAATTATCGAGTGACTCAATGCAGCATGCGATAACAGAACTGAAAATGAAGTCTCTCTTTCCTATAAAAATTGATGAGAAAAAAGAAAAAGCAGAAAAAGCAGTTGCAGCCAGCAGGGATATATTCAGGCAAAAGGTAAAGAAAAAGCATATTGCAATATTTACAAGGCAATTCTCTTCCATGCTCCACTCGGGTATGCCTTTGGTGGTGATTATGGAGGTGCTGATAAAGCAGGAGAGAAATCCGACCTTTAAGGGGATCCTTGACGAAATAAACGCAGACATAATGAAGGGGCACACTCTTTCAACAGCAATGTCAAGACATAAAGTGTTTCCACAGATTCTCATCAGTATGGTTGAGGTAGGTGAGGCAAACGGAAGATTAGACATAGCCTTTAAAAGGGTGGCAGTAAATCTGGAGAGAGAAATAAAGCTTGTTTCAAAAGTCAAGAGTGCAATGATTTATCCAATAGTACTTCTGACAGTGACAATCATGGCTACGATGCTTCTTACTCTGCTTGTATTGCCAAAGTTTACAGCTATGTTTGAGCAGATGGGTGTCAAGCTACCGCCGCTGACAAGAGCACTGATTAGTATATCAGATTTTATGACTGTTTATTGGTATTTTGCCATAGGCTCAGTAGTTATAGCCGTTATAGCGGTAGTACTGCTTTTGAAAGAACCTGTGATGAAAAAAAAACTTGATAGGATAAAGCTTGGTGTACCGGTTATAGGCAGATTGCAGAATATCATTCTAATGGCAAGATTCTGCAGGACATTTTCATCCTTGATTGAGGGGGGAGTAGGGGTGATACCCTCGCTGGAGACAGTCAGAAACGTAATATCCAACTCATATATCAAAGCAAGCTTTGATGAAATAATACAGGATGTACAGTCAGGATTGTCTATATCGCAAGCCGTTGGAAAATTCACTATGTTCACTCCGCTGGTGGTTTCGACTATAAGAATAGGAGAGGAATCGGGAACTTTGGGAGATGTACTTTCAAATGTTGCCGATATATATGAAGAGGAATCAGAGGCGCAACTACAAAGGGCATCGGCATTGGCGGAGCCTGCGGTGACGCTCATTATGGCAATAGGTGTCGGCCTTGTAGTAATTTCGATTATACAGCCCATGTTTCAGATGTATGGGATGATCGGAAAGTAA